A single genomic interval of bacterium harbors:
- a CDS encoding type III-B CRISPR module-associated Cmr3 family protein — protein sequence MKKIGVLVKNHSSIILKDQQWESGKVLKTRRYIPGVYLRGAITDQLLQGRSYLNRCFDQLFCDPHRWGMEIVFPNCYPNLNAYTFPMLLPITAKSCKWKPGFVQDTSFDEQHGVFDTLLNQVIFRQVLASSTQSGRPSRSLSLIRDAYYRLIEQGTLYCSTCHGIADSYQVEYAKPHGNFREIPVRTYCQPGSVLTFARNRTEKDTSTDQRGRFIEFISERTWFLGFSFLPADPSLIGLYKDSLESITHLGEIGNQETGRVEVKVREIEDHELSLRQRVLKLNQKYRQMQKEYSVHQPDMLITVNLQSEIILRDRNGKPATRLDSSFLREELQRVYRRIAGEDLPLQATICQEVISFSRPVYVEGWYSRGKSTDKAVPAIARGSVFVFSFPGGISPKVFQALEHLEKSGIGENRGEGYGQILICDPFHLEVPAKSS from the coding sequence ATGAAAAAGATTGGTGTGCTGGTCAAGAATCATTCTTCCATTATTTTAAAGGACCAACAATGGGAATCAGGGAAAGTCCTGAAGACGAGAAGATACATTCCGGGTGTTTACCTGCGGGGCGCGATAACCGATCAATTACTCCAGGGCCGGTCCTACCTGAATCGATGCTTCGATCAATTGTTCTGTGATCCTCATCGATGGGGGATGGAGATAGTCTTTCCCAACTGCTATCCCAATCTGAATGCTTATACCTTTCCCATGCTGCTGCCAATAACAGCCAAAAGCTGCAAATGGAAGCCGGGCTTTGTGCAGGATACCAGTTTTGACGAGCAGCACGGAGTCTTCGATACCCTGCTCAACCAGGTCATATTCCGGCAGGTACTGGCTTCTTCCACCCAAAGCGGGCGTCCATCGCGAAGCCTGAGCCTGATTCGGGATGCATATTACCGGCTTATCGAGCAGGGAACCCTCTATTGCAGCACTTGTCATGGAATTGCCGATTCCTATCAGGTCGAGTATGCCAAACCCCACGGCAATTTCCGGGAGATCCCGGTCCGGACCTATTGCCAGCCGGGGTCAGTATTGACTTTCGCCCGCAACCGCACAGAAAAAGATACTTCCACTGATCAGCGGGGCCGGTTCATCGAATTTATCAGTGAACGGACCTGGTTTCTCGGATTCTCTTTTCTTCCGGCTGATCCGTCCCTGATCGGGTTGTACAAGGATTCCCTGGAAAGTATCACTCACCTTGGAGAAATCGGCAATCAGGAAACAGGAAGGGTTGAGGTCAAGGTCCGGGAAATCGAGGACCATGAATTATCCCTGCGGCAAAGGGTCTTGAAGCTCAACCAGAAATACCGCCAGATGCAGAAGGAATACTCGGTTCACCAACCTGATATGCTTATCACCGTGAACCTTCAGTCCGAAATCATTCTCAGAGACCGGAACGGGAAGCCTGCAACCAGACTCGATTCATCTTTTCTGAGAGAGGAACTTCAGCGGGTTTACCGCAGGATTGCGGGTGAGGACCTTCCACTTCAGGCAACCATCTGCCAGGAAGTAATTTCCTTTTCGCGGCCTGTGTATGTGGAAGGCTGGTACAGCAGAGGAAAATCAACCGACAAGGCGGTTCCGGCCATAGCCAGAGGGAGTGTATTTGTTTTCTCGTTTCCCGGCGGCATCAGCCCCAAAGTTTTCCAGGCACTGGAGCATCTTGAAAAGTCCGGCATTGGCGAAAACCGGGGCGAAGGGTATGGCCAGATCCTCATATGCGACCCCTTCCACCTGGAAGTTCCGGCCAAATCCAGTTAA
- a CDS encoding tail fiber domain-containing protein: MNNKQVMVRWLGTFLVAVSLAIGGIRGNCRAEEAPSQEPVTITKRLSAGWNLISLEVSPTAFQDVEGMCKDINAQGGGCVEIDGWIGGNWSRYICGYLENNFAVQEGSFYFIKCEMPSEWKVSGIVNPISSSNQVSSSASGYESTGESESPGTLEGVELPYGSLGPLLTQDGTLSEIPDSLTPGSITFSLTSKDAACGWLRTSPRVYLHTGTDNVGIGTPNPVRKLDVIGNSSTSPGTGTLTSSGTTVTGAGTSFTTQLHIGDIIIVGTQQRMVKRINSNTSLTTSTAFNPPLTSSTFSYQQPIASIRKSGAAPSILVNSVGNVGVSTSLPEKKLHVSGGDYDGILLDNTEDLYWKSTAGTAVPVLTMHSDNDVYLDATADVTSSDLKFRAGTNANVDMVITPNGNVGIGTTNPEAKLHLAGTNPEIRIDNTAASTSKMRLISYTGGDTWIQAGTTWNTGSVAPIRFSGIGGTPVRMSILGNGNVGIGTTGPGYKLEVNGSAGKPGGGSWSDSSDARLKKNVQNLTGALDRLTKLQGVTFEWINPGEHGNQSDAQAGLIAQEVEKVFPEWVSEVEPIGKDKDLAKGGEKVKSLQFPHGFNAYLIEAIKELKAQNEALKAKDEAKQAQIEALQARIEALESR; encoded by the coding sequence ATGAATAATAAGCAGGTTATGGTAAGGTGGCTGGGGACGTTTTTGGTTGCAGTTTCTCTGGCAATTGGAGGGATAAGGGGTAATTGCCGAGCCGAAGAGGCACCATCTCAAGAGCCGGTCACTATTACCAAGAGATTGAGCGCTGGCTGGAATCTGATCTCTCTGGAGGTTAGTCCTACAGCTTTTCAGGATGTGGAAGGGATGTGTAAGGACATCAATGCCCAGGGCGGGGGCTGTGTGGAGATCGATGGATGGATAGGAGGAAATTGGAGCCGGTATATCTGTGGCTATCTGGAAAATAATTTCGCTGTTCAGGAAGGATCATTCTATTTTATCAAATGCGAAATGCCATCTGAATGGAAGGTAAGCGGAATTGTTAATCCCATAAGCTCATCGAATCAAGTAAGCTCATCCGCCTCTGGATACGAGTCCACGGGAGAGAGCGAATCGCCAGGCACGCTGGAGGGAGTTGAGTTACCGTATGGATCACTTGGACCGCTTTTGACTCAGGATGGAACACTATCAGAGATTCCCGATTCTCTCACTCCCGGCTCTATCACTTTCTCCCTGACTTCTAAGGATGCTGCCTGCGGCTGGCTTCGCACCTCACCAAGGGTATACCTCCATACAGGCACAGACAATGTAGGCATTGGGACGCCAAATCCGGTAAGAAAACTGGATGTTATCGGCAATTCTTCTACTTCTCCTGGCACCGGGACACTTACAAGCAGCGGCACTACAGTTACAGGAGCTGGCACGAGTTTTACCACTCAACTGCATATTGGCGATATCATCATTGTTGGTACACAACAAAGGATGGTGAAACGGATTAATTCAAACACCTCTCTCACAACTTCGACAGCCTTCAATCCTCCTCTCACAAGTTCTACTTTTTCCTACCAGCAACCGATTGCAAGTATCAGGAAGAGTGGGGCAGCCCCGTCTATTTTGGTGAATAGCGTTGGCAACGTTGGCGTTAGCACAAGCTTACCTGAAAAGAAACTCCATGTCTCTGGTGGAGATTATGACGGTATTCTTTTGGATAATACCGAAGATCTGTATTGGAAAAGCACGGCAGGAACTGCCGTACCAGTATTGACCATGCATAGTGATAATGACGTATATCTCGATGCTACTGCCGATGTAACAAGCAGCGATCTGAAGTTTCGCGCCGGAACAAACGCAAATGTTGATATGGTTATTACGCCAAACGGCAACGTCGGTATTGGGACGACGAATCCAGAGGCGAAATTGCATCTGGCAGGCACTAACCCTGAGATCAGAATAGATAATACAGCAGCTTCGACATCGAAAATGAGGCTCATTAGTTATACTGGTGGTGATACCTGGATACAGGCTGGTACAACTTGGAATACCGGCTCAGTTGCACCAATTAGATTCTCAGGGATTGGTGGCACACCAGTGCGTATGTCAATTTTAGGAAACGGTAATGTCGGCATTGGCACGACGGGCCCGGGATACAAATTAGAAGTTAATGGAAGCGCTGGCAAACCTGGCGGTGGATCTTGGTCAGATTCTTCTGATGCGAGGTTGAAAAAGAATGTACAAAACCTTACCGGAGCCTTAGATAGGTTGACTAAATTACAAGGTGTAACCTTCGAATGGATCAACCCCGGAGAGCATGGGAATCAGAGTGATGCTCAGGCAGGACTGATTGCACAGGAAGTAGAAAAAGTATTTCCTGAGTGGGTCTCGGAAGTTGAACCGATTGGGAAAGATAAGGATTTAGCAAAGGGAGGTGAAAAGGTAAAGTCACTTCAATTTCCGCACGGCTTTAATGCCTACCTCATTGAGGCAATCAAGGAACTGAAAGCACAGAACGAAGCGCTTAAAGCGAAGGATGAAGCCAAGCAAGCCCAGATTGAAGCTTTACAGGCACGGATCGAGGCTTTGGAGAGCAGATAG
- a CDS encoding TolC family protein codes for MRNHVLKAIIRVFPVLVFLAMAISGGCASSPRPKEPLPSSPAPKATEPATPHPSQSSPSPSSSSSPPLTLAECIKIALAQNPLNRAAQEGVTAAREKVGEATAPYYPEIGLNAGYSRWQKYAFLPSGISRPGMSKVIGPTDDWTAGLKARLLLFDSGERKARLTAALAGQWALEEDAERARQDIIMQVHQAYYGLRSAQEARSVAGKNLARAEDHLRLATERKEAGAAPKVDVIRAQGEVAQARLTVVKTENLVRIAKGKLNIAMGSPVETRLQITDQPEVINPPDNINIYDALDQATRTRPALKAALFRVAAARREIRAARSTFGPKIRAEGGYGWRGPDRFPDDEEWLAGITLDWPIFTGFSSMHLLSRTRARALQEEAEAERLALEVQDEVWSAYSKLQETYEAIQTAQALIQTAQEGLRLARERYEAGSGSMSDLLDTQTTLAQAEASHLEAQWDYLLARASFQRAIGQLGQQAGAAGISHEESSRENP; via the coding sequence ATGCGTAACCACGTATTGAAAGCCATAATCAGGGTCTTTCCGGTTCTCGTCTTCCTGGCAATGGCGATTTCCGGAGGATGTGCCTCTTCTCCGAGGCCAAAGGAACCGCTACCCTCCTCCCCAGCCCCCAAGGCCACTGAACCAGCAACTCCGCATCCCTCTCAGTCCTCGCCATCTCCATCCTCCTCCTCTTCTCCCCCTCTGACGCTGGCTGAATGCATCAAAATCGCCCTTGCTCAGAATCCTCTGAACCGGGCGGCCCAGGAGGGAGTAACCGCAGCCAGGGAGAAAGTGGGAGAGGCGACCGCACCTTATTACCCGGAAATCGGCCTCAATGCCGGCTACAGCCGGTGGCAGAAGTACGCCTTTCTGCCCAGCGGCATCTCCCGGCCTGGGATGTCGAAAGTCATCGGTCCGACGGACGATTGGACTGCCGGGTTGAAGGCCCGCCTTCTGCTCTTTGACAGCGGCGAGCGCAAAGCCCGCCTGACAGCAGCCCTGGCCGGGCAGTGGGCTCTTGAAGAGGATGCGGAAAGGGCGCGCCAGGACATCATCATGCAGGTCCATCAGGCCTACTATGGCCTCAGATCAGCTCAGGAAGCCAGGTCAGTTGCAGGGAAGAACCTGGCCAGGGCCGAGGACCACCTTCGCCTGGCTACAGAGAGGAAGGAGGCCGGTGCTGCTCCCAAGGTGGACGTGATCCGGGCTCAGGGTGAGGTTGCCCAGGCCAGACTGACCGTAGTCAAAACTGAAAATCTGGTGCGCATAGCCAAAGGGAAACTGAACATCGCTATGGGCTCTCCGGTTGAGACCAGGCTTCAGATTACCGACCAGCCCGAAGTCATCAATCCACCGGACAATATCAATATCTATGATGCTCTCGATCAGGCGACCCGGACCAGACCTGCACTGAAGGCGGCACTTTTCCGCGTGGCTGCGGCCCGGAGAGAAATCAGGGCAGCCCGCAGCACTTTTGGCCCCAAGATAAGGGCCGAGGGCGGATATGGCTGGCGCGGCCCGGACCGCTTCCCCGATGATGAAGAGTGGCTGGCGGGAATTACTCTTGACTGGCCGATATTTACCGGCTTCTCAAGCATGCACCTGCTGTCCAGGACGAGAGCCCGGGCATTACAGGAAGAAGCCGAAGCCGAGCGGCTTGCCCTGGAAGTGCAGGATGAGGTGTGGTCAGCTTATTCGAAGCTTCAGGAAACCTATGAGGCCATTCAGACTGCGCAGGCTCTGATCCAGACCGCTCAGGAGGGCCTGCGGCTGGCCCGCGAGCGCTATGAGGCCGGGAGCGGATCCATGAGCGACCTTCTCGATACCCAGACTACCCTTGCCCAGGCCGAAGCCTCTCACCTTGAAGCCCAGTGGGACTATCTCCTGGCCAGGGCATCATTCCAGCGGGCCATCGGTCAACTTGGGCAGCAGGCAGGGGCTGCCGGGATAAGCCATGAGGAAAGCAGCAGGGAGAACCCGTAG
- a CDS encoding ABC transporter permease produces MFERIRQMVIKEFIQIFRDPRMRMVIFVMPIVQVLALSYAVTTDVKHITTAIHDLDHSRVSRELIARFVESEYFDIVEYIDGEDRGRELLDRGKAQAVIRLNKGFAQDLLAARPARVQIIVDGTDSNAAGIILNYASKITGQFSQQILISRTHRLSGSAAPGFNQVDLQTRAWFNENLESRNFYVPGVIAFVITLVSLLLTSMAVVREREIGTMEQIMVTPITQTEFILGKTVPFALVCIVDVILITLLGVFWFKVPIRGSLWLLLAATALYLMTTLGVGLFISTVSRTQQQAMMSTFFFFFPSMLLSGFVFPIANMPVPVQWLTLLNPMRYFLVIIRSIFLKGVGWHILWPQMAALAVMGVTILWLASRRFQKTLA; encoded by the coding sequence ATGTTCGAGCGAATCAGACAGATGGTGATTAAAGAATTTATTCAGATCTTCCGTGATCCGAGGATGAGAATGGTTATCTTCGTCATGCCCATTGTCCAGGTGCTGGCGCTCAGCTATGCGGTGACAACCGATGTCAAGCATATCACCACGGCCATCCATGACCTCGATCACAGCAGGGTAAGCCGGGAACTGATAGCCCGGTTCGTGGAATCGGAGTATTTCGACATTGTGGAGTACATCGACGGGGAAGACCGGGGACGGGAACTGCTCGACCGCGGGAAGGCGCAGGCCGTTATTCGTCTGAACAAGGGCTTTGCGCAGGACCTTCTGGCCGCAAGACCGGCCAGGGTCCAGATAATCGTGGACGGGACCGACTCCAATGCAGCCGGTATTATACTCAACTATGCCAGTAAGATCACCGGGCAATTTTCTCAGCAGATTCTGATCAGCCGGACTCATCGGCTCAGCGGTTCAGCAGCTCCCGGATTCAATCAGGTTGATCTGCAAACCCGCGCCTGGTTCAACGAGAACCTTGAAAGCCGCAATTTTTACGTGCCTGGTGTGATCGCCTTTGTCATTACCCTGGTCAGCCTGCTGTTGACCAGTATGGCCGTGGTGCGCGAGCGGGAGATCGGGACCATGGAGCAGATCATGGTCACCCCGATCACCCAGACCGAATTCATCCTCGGAAAAACCGTGCCCTTTGCTCTGGTCTGCATCGTTGATGTGATCCTGATTACCCTGCTTGGGGTCTTCTGGTTTAAGGTGCCGATCCGGGGAAGTCTCTGGCTGCTCCTTGCAGCCACAGCCCTGTATCTCATGACCACCCTGGGGGTCGGTCTTTTTATCTCCACGGTCAGCCGCACCCAGCAGCAGGCCATGATGAGCACATTTTTCTTTTTCTTTCCCTCCATGCTGCTTTCAGGATTCGTCTTTCCCATCGCCAACATGCCGGTTCCGGTTCAGTGGCTTACCCTCCTGAACCCCATGCGCTACTTTCTGGTGATCATCCGGAGCATCTTCCTGAAAGGAGTGGGGTGGCACATCCTCTGGCCTCAAATGGCTGCCCTGGCAGTGATGGGAGTTACTATCCTGTGGCTGGCATCACGGAGATTTCAGAAAACCCTGGCTTGA
- a CDS encoding ABC transporter permease — MSPVRTWAMARKEFLHIIRDPRSLGMGIAIPMLMLILYGYALTLDVDNVPTTVWDQSMSRESREFLSRFSGSRYFSLHEYVQSYREIEEAIDSGRSVLALIIPSDFAGQVKAGRPAPVQLIADGSNSNTATIAIGYATAICQAYSQKVTIDRIRRSGHQSLSLPVDFQPRVWFNADLKSRNFIIPGLIAVIMMVVAALLTSLTVAREWENGTMEQLISTPVGAGELILGKFLPYFGIGMLDVLIAVLMGQFVFRVPMRGSAALLFGMAAIFLAGSLSLGLLISIVTRSQLLASQLAMLLTLLPAFLLSGFVFAIINMPRPLQFITRLVPARYFVTLVKGIYLKGVGLEILGLEAALLTGFGISIVILARLKFKKKLG, encoded by the coding sequence ATGAGCCCCGTGAGAACGTGGGCCATGGCCCGCAAGGAGTTTCTCCACATCATCCGCGATCCGCGAAGCCTTGGCATGGGCATTGCCATTCCCATGCTGATGCTGATCCTTTACGGCTATGCCCTGACCCTGGATGTGGACAATGTGCCGACCACGGTCTGGGACCAGAGCATGTCCAGAGAAAGCCGGGAGTTCCTGAGCAGGTTCAGCGGCTCCCGCTATTTCTCGCTCCACGAGTATGTCCAGAGTTACCGGGAAATCGAGGAGGCCATCGATTCAGGCCGGTCGGTTCTGGCCCTCATCATCCCGTCGGACTTTGCCGGACAGGTCAAAGCAGGCCGGCCGGCCCCGGTTCAATTGATCGCCGATGGAAGCAACTCCAATACCGCCACCATCGCTATCGGCTATGCCACGGCCATCTGCCAGGCATACTCACAAAAAGTGACTATTGACCGGATCAGACGCTCCGGCCACCAGAGCCTCTCCCTGCCGGTTGATTTTCAGCCCAGGGTCTGGTTCAATGCTGACCTGAAATCCAGAAACTTTATCATTCCCGGCCTGATCGCCGTAATCATGATGGTCGTGGCCGCGCTCCTGACCTCCCTGACCGTGGCCCGCGAATGGGAGAATGGAACCATGGAGCAGTTGATCTCCACGCCGGTCGGGGCCGGAGAGCTGATCCTGGGCAAATTCCTGCCCTATTTCGGCATCGGCATGCTCGATGTGCTCATAGCCGTGCTCATGGGGCAATTCGTCTTCCGGGTGCCGATGCGCGGCAGTGCAGCCCTGCTCTTTGGCATGGCCGCTATTTTCCTGGCCGGATCCCTGTCCCTGGGACTTTTGATCAGCATCGTGACCAGGAGCCAGCTCCTGGCCAGCCAACTGGCCATGCTGCTGACCCTCCTGCCCGCGTTTTTGCTCTCAGGATTCGTGTTTGCCATTATCAATATGCCGCGCCCGCTGCAATTCATAACCCGCCTGGTTCCTGCCAGATACTTCGTGACCCTGGTCAAGGGAATCTACCTGAAAGGTGTGGGGCTTGAGATCCTCGGCCTCGAAGCCGCGCTCCTGACCGGCTTTGGCATCAGCATAGTCATTCTGGCCAGACTGAAATTTAAAAAGAAGCTGGGGTGA
- a CDS encoding ABC transporter ATP-binding protein: MNASSGQEKAVIVRNLERRFGSFVAVNRISFEVARGEIFGFLGPNGAGKSTTIRMLCGLLAPTGGFGTVAGFDISTEVEKVKSRIGYMSQKFSLYEDLTAEENIDFYSGIYRLPPEKKKERKEWVIEMAGLAGHRHSRTGILSGGWKQRLALGCAILHEPPVIFLDEPTSGVDPISRRNFWNLIYELSHRGITIFVTTHYLDEAEYCDRVGLIYRGDLIALGTPLQLKTAFMTEDILEVSCDQPQEAMIRIEKLSGIKEVALFGQELHVIVENAAAAEPTIRHLLAQQGFRVQSIEKIIPSLEDVFVSLIEARDRAEQPQQEVKK, from the coding sequence ATGAACGCCAGCAGCGGGCAGGAAAAAGCCGTCATCGTCAGGAATCTTGAGCGGAGGTTTGGCAGCTTCGTGGCTGTCAACCGGATCAGCTTCGAGGTGGCCAGGGGTGAAATCTTCGGCTTTCTGGGCCCCAACGGAGCAGGCAAGTCAACCACCATCCGCATGCTCTGCGGACTCCTTGCCCCAACCGGCGGCTTTGGAACAGTGGCGGGATTCGATATCAGCACCGAGGTGGAAAAGGTCAAATCCCGCATCGGGTACATGAGCCAGAAGTTTTCACTCTACGAGGACCTGACTGCGGAGGAAAATATCGATTTCTACAGCGGCATCTATCGCCTTCCGCCGGAGAAGAAGAAGGAGCGCAAAGAGTGGGTGATCGAGATGGCGGGTCTTGCCGGACATCGCCATTCCCGGACAGGCATTCTCTCCGGCGGATGGAAGCAGAGGCTGGCCCTTGGCTGCGCCATTCTCCATGAGCCGCCGGTCATCTTCCTCGACGAGCCGACATCCGGGGTAGACCCGATCAGCCGCCGCAATTTCTGGAACCTGATCTACGAGCTGTCCCATAGAGGAATAACCATCTTTGTCACCACCCATTACCTGGATGAAGCTGAATACTGCGACCGGGTCGGCCTTATCTACCGGGGCGATCTGATTGCCCTCGGAACACCGCTGCAGCTCAAGACCGCCTTTATGACCGAGGATATTCTGGAAGTGAGCTGCGATCAGCCCCAGGAAGCCATGATCAGAATCGAAAAACTGAGCGGCATCAAAGAGGTGGCCCTGTTCGGCCAGGAGCTCCATGTAATTGTCGAGAATGCGGCAGCAGCGGAGCCGACTATCCGGCACCTGCTCGCTCAGCAGGGATTCCGGGTCCAGTCGATCGAGAAAATCATCCCCTCGCTGGAGGATGTCTTTGTCTCACTCATCGAGGCCAGAGACCGCGCCGAACAGCCGCAGCAGGAAGTGAAAAAATGA
- a CDS encoding ABC transporter ATP-binding protein: MDAAITTAALTRSFGDLTAVDQLTLSVAEGEIFGLVGPDGAGKTTTMRLLTSIMEPTSGDAWISGHHVVREAEAVKREIGYMSQRFGLYADLSVIENINFYADIYSVPARERKGRIDQLLAFSNLTPFKKRLAGNLSGGMKQKLGLTCALIHTPRVLFLDEPTNGVDPISRRDFWRILYQLLREKVTIFISTAYLDEAERCNRLGLIHQGKLLALGTPAEVKKLMSGTILEVRTLKPRQAASLLREQLAAADAINLFGDRLHLVTREPEKTARQTEQILTRAGLEVSSIRPIRPSLEDVFVSVLNDGNGGRK, from the coding sequence ATGGACGCCGCCATAACAACCGCAGCCCTTACCAGGTCATTTGGCGATTTGACTGCCGTTGATCAGCTTACCCTGTCGGTGGCTGAAGGGGAGATATTCGGCCTGGTCGGTCCGGATGGTGCCGGGAAAACCACGACCATGCGGCTCTTGACCTCGATCATGGAGCCGACTTCGGGTGATGCCTGGATATCCGGTCACCATGTGGTGAGGGAGGCTGAAGCGGTCAAGAGGGAGATCGGGTATATGAGCCAGAGATTTGGCCTCTATGCAGACCTTTCGGTGATCGAGAATATCAATTTCTATGCCGATATCTACTCCGTGCCCGCCAGGGAGCGGAAGGGAAGGATCGACCAACTGCTGGCCTTCAGCAACCTGACGCCTTTCAAAAAGCGGCTGGCGGGCAACCTCTCCGGCGGTATGAAGCAAAAGCTCGGCCTGACCTGCGCCCTGATTCATACTCCCAGGGTGCTTTTCCTCGATGAGCCGACCAATGGCGTGGACCCTATCTCCCGGCGGGACTTCTGGCGCATTCTCTATCAACTGCTCCGTGAGAAGGTGACGATCTTTATCTCGACCGCTTACCTCGATGAGGCCGAGCGCTGCAACCGGCTGGGACTCATTCATCAGGGGAAGCTTCTGGCCCTCGGTACTCCGGCTGAGGTCAAGAAGCTGATGAGCGGCACCATTCTCGAAGTCCGCACCCTGAAGCCGCGCCAGGCTGCATCGCTGCTGCGGGAGCAACTGGCAGCGGCTGATGCGATCAACCTTTTCGGCGACCGCCTTCACCTGGTGACCAGGGAGCCGGAGAAAACAGCCAGACAGACAGAGCAGATACTGACCAGAGCCGGCCTTGAAGTCTCCAGTATCCGGCCAATCAGGCCAAGCCTTGAGGATGTGTTCGTCTCGGTCCTGAATGACGGGAACGGAGGCCGGAAATGA
- a CDS encoding efflux RND transporter periplasmic adaptor subunit encodes MKNKKKLLIPLLIILMASIGAYTYYRKRGFSDDPDIIRLSGNIEVTEAELSFMVAGRVEDRPVSEGETVRAGQVVAWLESTEFDREVALRKAEVQVAQALLAELVAGSRPEEIAREKAAVGRAQARLDELLGGSRPQEVAAAKAAVQRMKAESDRAEKDHERLLKLYRKEVISAREYETAQASFEAARARLKESEEQLKLVQEGPRKEQIEQAREALKEARERLALVEKGPRKETIDQASARLRQAQEAQALAETRLAYTTLISPLSGVVLSQAIEPGERVTPGTPVVTVGDLKKVYLRTYVNETDLGRVKIGQRVQVTTDTYPGKIYEGRISFISPEAEFTPKNVQTETERVKLVFRLKVDIPNPNMELKPGMPADAQILTGQG; translated from the coding sequence ATGAAAAATAAGAAAAAGTTACTCATACCGCTGCTGATTATTCTGATGGCATCTATCGGAGCATACACTTACTACCGGAAAAGAGGATTTTCGGATGATCCGGATATCATTCGTCTCTCAGGCAACATCGAGGTCACCGAGGCTGAGTTGAGTTTTATGGTTGCTGGCCGGGTGGAAGATCGTCCGGTTTCCGAAGGCGAGACGGTCAGGGCCGGTCAGGTGGTTGCCTGGCTGGAGAGCACTGAATTCGATCGGGAAGTTGCCCTTCGCAAGGCCGAAGTCCAGGTGGCCCAGGCGCTTTTGGCCGAGCTTGTTGCCGGATCGAGACCTGAAGAAATCGCCCGGGAGAAGGCCGCGGTCGGGAGAGCGCAGGCCAGGCTCGATGAACTGCTCGGAGGGTCGAGGCCCCAGGAGGTGGCTGCGGCCAAAGCGGCGGTGCAGAGGATGAAGGCTGAAAGTGACCGCGCAGAGAAAGACCATGAACGATTGCTGAAACTGTACCGGAAAGAGGTTATTTCAGCGCGGGAATACGAGACAGCCCAGGCTTCCTTTGAGGCGGCCCGGGCCAGGCTGAAGGAGAGCGAGGAGCAGTTAAAGCTCGTTCAGGAAGGCCCACGGAAAGAGCAGATCGAGCAGGCCCGCGAGGCCCTGAAAGAAGCCAGAGAGCGGCTTGCGCTGGTGGAAAAAGGTCCGCGAAAGGAAACTATCGATCAGGCCAGCGCCCGCCTCAGGCAGGCTCAGGAAGCCCAGGCCCTGGCCGAGACCCGTCTTGCTTACACCACCCTGATTTCTCCGCTCTCGGGCGTTGTCCTGTCACAGGCCATCGAGCCGGGAGAGCGGGTCACTCCCGGAACCCCGGTCGTTACGGTCGGTGACCTGAAAAAGGTATATCTGCGAACCTATGTCAACGAGACCGATCTTGGCCGGGTGAAGATCGGCCAGAGGGTACAGGTGACCACGGATACCTATCCGGGGAAAATATACGAAGGCCGCATCTCCTTTATCAGCCCGGAGGCGGAGTTCACTCCCAAGAACGTTCAGACCGAGACCGAGCGGGTCAAGCTGGTCTTTCGCCTCAAGGTGGATATTCCCAATCCCAATATGGAATTAAAGCCCGGCATGCCTGCGGATGCGCAAATCCTGACCGGCCAGGGATAA
- a CDS encoding TetR/AcrR family transcriptional regulator has product MSTEKLNTEIRQEQIAQAAMELVVSQGLRNLNVAAVAERVGIVPSAIYRHFRNKDELLEAVLDLIQDRFLAHITAVREETQDSLRRLEALLMRHIQIVQKNQAIPRLIFSDDFSVDRPERKARVYEIITSYLDNVAEIIHQGQQEGQIRQDIDPKTISIMFLGLVQQAGVLWHLSNGRFEAVRHAQESWRIFRESVGTHESSQR; this is encoded by the coding sequence ATGAGCACAGAGAAATTGAATACTGAAATCAGGCAGGAGCAGATTGCCCAGGCAGCCATGGAACTGGTTGTCAGCCAGGGGCTCAGGAACTTGAACGTAGCCGCAGTAGCCGAACGGGTCGGCATTGTTCCATCGGCAATTTACCGCCACTTCAGGAACAAGGATGAATTGCTCGAAGCTGTGCTTGACCTTATCCAGGACAGGTTTCTTGCCCATATCACGGCAGTCCGCGAAGAAACTCAAGACTCCCTGCGGCGTCTTGAGGCCCTGCTGATGCGCCACATTCAGATAGTCCAGAAGAACCAGGCCATTCCGCGCCTTATTTTCTCCGATGATTTCTCGGTCGATCGTCCTGAGAGGAAGGCCAGGGTGTATGAGATTATCACCAGCTATCTTGACAATGTGGCCGAAATTATCCATCAGGGCCAGCAGGAAGGACAGATACGTCAGGATATCGATCCCAAAACAATCTCCATCATGTTTCTGGGGCTGGTACAGCAGGCAGGGGTTCTCTGGCATCTCAGCAATGGGAGGTTCGAGGCCGTACGGCATGCACAGGAGTCCTGGCGGATATTCCGTGAGAGCGTCGGAACACATGAATCTTCTCAAAGATAA